TAAGTACGGGAGACGTTTCGGGTGCCATCTTACAATTAGAACTCCTTGGACTCATTACCTCATTACCGGGAATGCGCTACCAAAGGCTCTAAGAGTATTGGAACCTCCATGCTACTTCGCACAAGTCTGGTAGAGCAAGTTCTGATGACAAACTTAGAATCCCCTCGTCTTTTGGGCAAGGGAATGTCAAAGTATTTCTGTGTCGAGCATCAGCTAGATATAATTTAATAAATAAAATTGACAGCCTTTGCCGACCCTATTCTTTCCTTCAACTCACCTTGTTAACCCTACTCAAAACCCTTCACAACGCGATCGATCGATGGTGGTCGGAGTTCACCCTCCAGACGCGCCTCATGGCAGCAGCCACCCTAATTGTCTCCCTAGTCATGAGCGGTCTAACCTTTTGGGCAGTCAACACGATTCAACAAGATGCCAGAGTCAACGATACCCGATTCGGTCGCGATTTAGGTATCCTTCTGGCGACCAACGTTTCTCCCCTCATTGCAGAAGATAAACTCACCGAAGTCGCGCGCTTTTCCTCTCGCTTCTACAGCAGCACCTCCAACATTCGGTACATTATGTACGCGGACGAAGATGGAAAAATTTTCTTTGGCATCCCCTACTCCGAAGCCGCCGTTCAAAACTCTCTCACCATTCAACGACGCATTGAACTCCCCGAAGACTACGCCAAAAACGTCAATCTCCCGATGGTACGCCAGCACCTCACCCCCGACGGAGAAGTCACCGATGTTTTTGTTCCCCTCAAGCAGGAAGGCAAATATCTTGGGGTTTTAGCGGTTGGGATTAACCCCAACCCCACCGTTGTGACTTCTTCCAATCTCACCAGAGATGTCACCATTGCCGTGTTTATTTCGATTTGGACAATGGTCATTTTGGGTGTTGTTTTAAATGCGCTGACCATTACCCAACCTATTAAAGAACTGCTCGTCGGCGTTAAAAATATTGCGGCGGGAAACTTCAAACAACGGATCGATCTGCCCCTGGGTGGCGAACTTGGGGAATTAATTTTCAACTTCAATGAAATGGCGGAACGGCTTGAAAGTTATGAAGAACAAAATATTGAAGAGTTGACCGCAGAAAAGGCTAAATTAGAAACCCTTGTTTCCACTATTGCCGATGGAGCCGTTCTCATCGATACGGATCTCAAAGTTATTTTAGTGAATCCCACTGCGCGACGCATTTTCAACTGGGAAAGCAAAGAATTAGCGGGAGAAAATGTACTCCATTATTTGCCCGCACAAGTGACGATTAAACTCACCAAACCCCTCTATCAATTTGCGTCCGGCGAAGCGACGGGAAACAAAGATCGCTCTTTTGAGCATCACGCTGCAAATGCCTTGGGATTCCCGCACCACAAAGAAGCAGAAGGTGGAGAGTTCCGCATTACCCTGACCGAACCCACGAAGCGAACCATTCGCATTCTTTTAACGCAAGTTCTCGATCGCGATCGCGAAAATATCAAAGGAATTGCCATAACCATACAAGATATCACGCGCGAGGTCGAACTCAATGAAGCAAAAGGTCAATTTATTAGTAACATTTCCCACGAATTGAGAACGCCGTTATTTAATATAAAATCTTTTATCGAAACTTTGTATGAATACGGAGAAGATTTAACCTCAGAAGAACGACAAGAGTTTTTGCACACGGCGAATAATGAAACCGACCGCCTTACGCGACTGGTGAATGATGTGTTGGATTTATCAAGATTAGAATCGTCCAATACTTATCATTTAGAATGTGTTGAAGTTGCTCGACCCATCGAACAAACCCTACGAACCTATCAACTCAATGCAAAGGATAAAGGGATTGAATTAATCAAAGAAATTGAAGCTAATTTACCCTTCGTTTTGGGACATTACGACCTATTATTACAAGTTTTGGCAAACTTGGTGGGGAATGCGCTCAAGTTCACAACAGCGGGAGGACGGGTTGCGATTCGTACCTATCAACTCAATCCTTCAAACCTCAATTTCGAGAAAAAAGGGAAAGTGCGGGTGGAAGTTTCCGACACGGGGACGGGAATTTCTTCAGAGGATCGAGATGCAATCTTCGATCGCTTCTACCGCGTCGAGAATCGCGTTCACACCTTAGAAGGAACGGGGTTAGGATTGTCAATTGTCAAAAACATCATGGAAAAACATAACACTCAAATTAATTTAGTGAGCGAAATTGGAGTGGGGACGACGTTTTGGTTCGACTTGACTTTGTACGAAGACGCTCAAAAACCAGAGGAGGCATTACAATAAAAAAACTAGGTCGCGATCGCGTCGATCGTGCCTAGAAGACATCTGAAATGGATTGGAATTGCACTTTTTGGCTCTATCAAGTTCCCTCAAACTCATGAACCCTAATAACCTAATTGAATTTGCTCACAAGGGATTTCGCGTGACGATCGGCGCTGCTACTGCTTTTGTGGAAACCTTGCAAGATCCCCAACAACGGACTGAAACGCTATCGGAAATGACAGCAGAGTTGAACGAAAAAATTCAAGCGTGGGCGGCGAAAGGGGAACTAACAGAACAAGAAGCTCGTAGAATGGTTGAAGAAATGCTTGCTCGTCAAGAAACGCCGACAGGGGAAAAAACCGCTCCACAAGAATCTCCCCCTTCCTCAACAGTTAATGCAGAACTCCAAGAACTCACAGCTAGAGTGGCTGCTTTGCGCTTAGAGTTGGAACAGCTACGGAAGTCAAACCAAGACTAATATTCTATTAAACGTTAATACTTCTAAAGGTTAGATTGACCGCTCAATCGTTTTCCCAGTATTCCGAACCGACTAAATCGCCGATGCGATCGCGCAGCAAGTATTCGCATTTTTCCAGTTCGCCTTCAACGCAAACCCACTCACGAGCGGGAATATACTGGCAAAGGACATAAATCGGTTGCTGGCGGCTGATGGAGCCGCGATCGATCAGTTGGCGCGCTTCGTCGCGAATCAAATCGATAGAATAACGGACGGGAGGTGCAGATGAAATTGTACTAGTACTCATGATCGTTTACCAAAAGAAGAGGGCTTGAAAGTTAGTCGAACAGTCCTTAAGGTTAGAAGTCCACTGAGTTCAGTATAAAGAGTTACAGATTAGATAGCTCTCAAGATAAGAATTACAAAACCTACCATTAACCGATCTTATCTGTTTACCTATTGCCTTAAGGGAAAGCCAAGGCAGCGTCAGGTTGCCTTAAGGTCAGTATAAAGGATTAAAAATGTTTGAGCGCTTCTGTAACGGGAAGATTAAAAGAAGTTATATAAAGGCTTCAGAAAACGAACGCTCGCGAGTCTCCTTTTGCCATAGCACTTGAGTGACCCCTTCTTGCGCTAGAGCCGTTTGTCCGTAAGAAAAAACCCAGGGCAAACTTGGTGCAAACTCCGAACGAAGCTCTTCTAAGATATAAGGACTACCATAAATGGCTAAACCGACTATTTTTCGTTGTCTTAACAAAAGTTTAAACCATTCTTGGGCTTGGGGAACGAGTCCCGCTTTTCCCCGAAAAGGATTGCCACGACTGAAAATTTGTACGAGGGCAGTTTCAGGAATGCGATCTAAATTGAGTTGATGCTGTTCGATGAGTTGCAGCTTGTAACCGAGTTGTTTTGGAACCGCGATCGCGGGGGTATGGGCGGCGAGAAAGTTACAATTGAGCAGATCGTCAACCACAACCCAATTTTCAGCATTTTCCCCCTCCATTGGCAGTGAGAGCGGCAATTCCCCCCCTAATTGCAAGGATTCTTGATTAATTTCTCGTGTAGTTTTCTTTGCTTCTGGTTGTGCCAGTTCTCTGAGTAACGAATCCGCAGATAAATCGAGGGTTGTGCCAGCAAGAATTTTTTGTTTGGCGCGCCAAATTCGCTCGATGGAAGCTTGAATGCGCTGGGGAGAAATGCGTCCGGTTTGCACGGCTTCCTCAACTGCATCAATTGCGGCGACGGGATCTTGAGGCATGAGTAAGATATCCGCACCCGCTTCAACCGCAAGGACGCACACTTCCTGATAATCTGTGAAGTTGGCAACGCCGCCCATGACTAAGGCATCGGTGACAATTAAACCGTTGAAGCCGAGTTTATCGCGCAATTGCCCCGTTAAAATCTTTTGGGAAAGGGTTGCTGGATATTTGGTATCCCAGGCGGGGACGAGGAGATGAGCGGTCATCACGCTATCAACCCCTGCCGCGATCGCGCGATTGAAGGGCGGCAATTCCACTGCGTCTAAGCGCTCGATGGGATGGGAAACAACGGGTAGGTGTAAATGGGAATCTACTGCGGTATCCCCGTGACCGGGAAAATGCTTGGCGGTGGTGAGAACGGGGTAGCTTTGCGCCCCTCGCAAGAATGCTGTTGCAAGATCGCTAACGATTTCCGGGGTTTCTCCAAAGGCGCGAATGTTGATGACGGGGTTGTGGGGATTATTATTCACATCCACCACGGGAGCTAAAACCCAGTTAATACCGATGGATTGGGCTTCGCGGGCTGTGGTTGCGCCCATTTGCTCGGCATGGGAAATGGCGATCGCGCGATCTCCAATTCCACTCAGTGCCATCGGCGGGGGAAACGTCGTTGCCCCAGCAAAACGCTGTCCCGTTCCTTCTTCAATATCCGCTGCGATGAATAAGGGAATTTCTGCCCAATCTTGCAGTTGGCGCGATCGCAAACTCACTTCCGCCGCACTTCCTCCCAACACAATGACTCCCCCCACCTTAAGCTGGGAAATCCACTGTTGCAGCGTTTCGAGGGGCGGTTCCCATGCGGGATAGCGAATTTGAGAATCGAACAAACAGCCGGAGGCTCGAACCACGACCATTTGAGCGATTTGTTCGCGTAAAGAGAGGGTTTGTAAAGGGGGGACGCGATCGCGCATAAATAAAATTCAGATAAATAATTTAGAACAGCAAGGCTTGTCAGAATAGATTCACTGAACCCATTTTCTACCGTCTCTATCTCCCCTCGCCCAAGTTTGGGAGAGGGCTTTCAGAGATTTTAGATAATACGCATCAGATATGATTGAGTTTTAGTGCTGAATTGACGAGGGATTCCTTCCCCAATCGCTCGCGACTTGAGTTAAGAACAACGCCATTCCATAGAACAAGGTACAACTGACCAAAAGAACAATATCAAAACCCAACACCACACTCAAGGGAAGTTTTGCCGCCAAACCACTGGCACAATGAAGCGGAACCATCAAACCAGAAAAAAGATAGAGCAGGATGGGAACCCCAAGAATTTTACCTATTAGAATATTTTGGCGCGATCGCGGACTGAACCGAATAAAATCAAGAGTTCCTCGCCGCTTCTCCCGAATAAAATCGGAAACGAGCAGGTAAGTCCCCAACCCGAACAGCATCAGAACTTGAATCCCACTCAAAACAACAAACAAATCCCAACTCCACAACTGCCAACGAACCATCCAATTTCCCAACCCATCCCAGGAAACATAGCGACTGTATCGGTGTGCTTGAACGGAAATTTGGCGAGCAAAAAATAGACACAGCGACAATTGAACGAAAAATGCCATCCCCGCAACAAAAACAACCTTGTAAAGTTGTACGCGCGATCGCAACTCCCGATACAACTGCGGATTACCGTCGCCCAATTGGTCTAAAATCCTTGAGAGTGGCATTTTTCTCACCCGTCTAATCGCCCATCGCAATCATAAATCAAATGTCCCACTCCTCATCCTCTTGGCACGGAAATCTCGAACTCAACTACCGCGATCGCAACGGTGCAACCCAGGTTCAGCGTGCCTACACAACAGCGCCCTTAAAGGTTCAGCGCCCCTTTTACCCCGAAGGAGAGAAAATTTGCCATACAATCGCACTGCACACGGCTGGGGGAATTGTCGGGGGGGATCGACTCTCTCAAAACCTGCACCTCCAACCCCAAAGTCACGTTCTCTTAACCACAGCCGCCGCAACAAAAGTCTATCGCAGCAACGGACAACAAGCACAACAAACCATCACCTTAAAAATTGATTCTGGAGCGCGTTTAGAATGGTTGCCCCAAGAGACAATTTTATTTAATGGGGCAATTTATCAACAAAAAATGCGAGTCGAACTGGCACCAGGGGCAACTTTTCTCGCCTGGGAAATCACTCGTTTGGGACGAACTGCAAGGGGAGAACAGTTTGTAAAAGGAGAGTGGCGCAATTCCACAGAAATTTGGCAGGACGGAAAACCCCTGTGGATCGATCGTCAATGGTTACCCGCCAGTCAATCCCTGTGGGACAGTCCCCACGGCTTAGGAGGACAGCCAATTGTTGCCAGCTTCCTTTGTTTGGGACAACCCATATCGCCAGAAATTCTCGAAAAAATGAGAAATCTAGGCGCGAGTACCTTGAATCGTGGAGGATTAGGGGGAGTCACGACAACGCAAGAACAAGGTTCGATCTGTCGCTATCGTGGCGCATCAACAATTGAAGTTAAGAATTGGTTTGTTGCAATTTGGCAATTACTTCGCCTTGAAGGGTTGCAATCTTCTGGAATTAAGCCAAGAGTTTGGCAGTGGTAAGTTATTGAGTATTTCAGTTATGAATAAAATTTGAAACAGTCTGTTATATTGAAAAGCTGTTGAATATTTTTGGAGCGTGGACAAGCAACAACCAACATTCATCGATCTTTTTGCTGGAATTGGAGGATTTAGACTGGCTTTTGAACAAGCTGGATATAAATGTGTCTATTCTTGTGAAATAGATCCTGCTTGTCAAGAAGTGTACTTTAATAACTTTGGAGAAAAGCCCGAAGGTGACATTACTAAGATAAATATTAGGGAAATACCAAACTTTGACGTTCTCACGGCAGGCTTCCCCTGTCAGCCATTTAGTATCTGTGGAAAAAGACAAGGTTTTGAGGATACACGAGGTACTCTTTTTTTCCATATTTGCGCAATCATAGAAGCTAAACAACCGAATGTTGTGCTTTTAGAAAATGTCAAGCATTTAGTTCACCACGATAAAGGTCGCACCTTAGATGTCATTCTTTATTCCTTAGAAAATCTAGGATATTTAGTTGATTATAAAATACTTAATGCCAAGGATTTCGAGCTTCCGCAAAATCGAGAAAGGATAATAATATTTGCCACAAAAAACAAAAAATTCAACTTCAATCTTGTAAAAACAAGTAAATTCGTAGAAAAACTAGAAAACTATCTTTGCAAAAGAGGGAGCTTTGAATATTTAAAAAATCACGAATACACTTTAATTGAAAACGCCAAGAGACAATCTTCTGGATTGATATTTATTGGATACAGAAACAACAAAACAACTTGGAAAAAAGGAGTTAGACCCAATACAGAAAATCTTTCAAGAGTACATCATCAACCCAATCGTATTTATTCAGTACGAGGTGTTCATCCTACTATTCCATCTCAGGAAACTTCTGGGAGATTTTTTATTTACATACCCAAAGAAAATAAAGTTCGTAAATTAACGATAAAAGAATGTTATCGTATCATGGGTTTTCCCGATACTTTTAAAATACATAATTCAGTAGCAGAATGTTACAAGCAAATTGGGAATTCTGTTTGTATATCTATGATTTATGAGTTGGCAAATCAAATAAAAAAACAGAATTTACTAACATCAAAAGAAACAGAGCGAAATGACAATATTAACTATTATAAGCCAGAACCTTTGCAGCTTGATTTTTTGCAAATCAACAAAATGAATCATAAACAAAAGTTATTAGAAATACATCATGGTTCTTTGGAATTAAATGATATCAACAATGAATTAACAGATGAATTACAGAACTACATTAATGTTATCGCCCAGAACTGTTCTAAACAAAAAGGTGTTTATACGGTATTAATTACACTATTAATACATAAAATAATTGAACCGACTCAAGATATCAGATTTCATCAATCAAATATGCCTGGAGGATTTTCCGGTAGAACCGTAGATACTCAATATATTACACCCACACTTAAAGAATTAGGTCTGCCTGCTATGGCAGAAAGTGGTTGGTTAACTCGTTCTTTAGAACAACCTTACCCTTATACTCTCGATTACAAGGGAAAAATCAATAATAAAGCGGTGAAAACGGCTTTTTTGGAGATCGTTGATTTCATAGAAAATAACCCCAATAGAACCGAACTAATTACTAAGTTACTCATCGATCGAGTGAAACAAGTTTCCAAAGCTAATCAGATTATTATTACAAAATTGGCTAATGTTGAAAAGTTAAATATAACCACAGTTATTCATTGTCTTAATGCTCACTTTAATCATAACTATAAAGTTTTTGGAGCATCTAAGTTACCCGTCATTGCTTTTCATGCTATTTATCAAAGATTTATTCAAGAAGTAGAAAGATATAAAGGTTGTACTTTAAAAGACTTAGGTAGCCATACGGCATCAGATAGAACTTCTCGCACCGCAGGAGATATAGAGGTTTTAGATAAAAACAAAAAGCTGATTGAAGCAATAGAAATAAAATACAACAAGCCAATCGATCTACAAATGCTTTTAAATGCCAAAGATAAAATATTAAAATATAGCCCCAGAAGATACTACATATTCTCCTCTGCTGATGTTCGGCAAAAAGATGAAGCGAAAATTCAAGAAGAGATTAAATTCATTGCGACCAATCACGGTTTTCAAGTTATTGTGAATGGAATTATACCAACACTCAAATATTATTTGAGATTAATTACATCTGTTGAAAATTTTATTGAAGATTATTCCAGGTTAGTAGAACAAGATCGAGAATTACAAGCGATTCATAAAATACAGTGGAATAATATATTAAATACTCTCGATTAGGAATAAGACTGAGAATTTCAGAAAAGCGCGATCGCGATCGCGGTATTTTGTCCCCCAAACCCAAAACTTAAACACAGTGCGTGTTGTACCCGCGTCAAACGCGCCTTCCGAACGAAATCGAGATCGAATTCGGGGTTTTGCAATCCCACGCAGGGGGGTAAAACCTGCTGGTGCAGTGCCATGAGACAAAACGCCGCGCCAATTGCTCCAGAAGCGCCGAGGGTATGTCCCGTTGCTCCTTTGGTGGAACTGACAGCAACGCCGTGGGGAAACAAGGATTGAATCAGTTGAGCTTCGTTGCGATCGTTGAGGATAGTGCTGGTTCCGTGGGCGTGAATGTAATCGATCGCGCTGGGGTTGAGATTGCTGCGCTCTAAACATTGTCGCACTGCCGCGATCGCGCTTTTCCCGTTAGGATCGGGGGCGCTGACATGATGCCCATCTGCGGTTAAGCCAAAACCCAAAATTTTCCCGTAGGCTTTTGCACCGCGCTGACGAGCGAGTTCGGGGGTTTCTAGGACAAAAATTGCGGCTCCTTCCCCCAAAACTAAGCCCTCTCGCTGCCGATCGAAGGGATAGCACCCGGTTTTGGCAAGCGCGCCCATTTTTGCAAATCCCGCCAGGGTGAGAGGCGTAATGGGGGCTTCTATTGCTCCCGCGATCGCGCGTTGGTATTGTCCCGTTTGCAACAGTTCTACCGCTCGCGCGATCGACCAAATTCCCGTAGCACAAGCTGCCATTGGTGCTAAAACCGCCCCCGTCGCCCCGATTTTTCGTGCTGCCGCGATCGCGCTGGATGGGGGTAACCCTACTATTCCTTGGGGAAACGCACCCATCCCATGCTGCCGAACCTGTAATCGCGCGGCTTCCCAAGTCCCCTGAGCGCCGCGACTCGAACCAATCACCACGCCACAATCTTGAAGGGGAGGCGTTAACCCTGCATCTTGCAATGCTTCCTCAACCGCCCATTCGGTTAAAGGGAGGAAGGAAATGGGGGTTTGTCCGATGAGTCCCAGAGGATGGGAAGGCAGTTCGAGCAAAGCGCGATCGCGGCGAATTCCCGATTCTCCAGCCAGAAGGCGCTGCCAACTCTCCTTCAATGTTCCCAAAGAGGAAACCAAACCAATCCCCGTCACAACGACTTCCCCTAGCGGTTTGTCAACCTCGATTTTGTTCCTTGAGAGCGACATGGGGACACACGGGGAAATGATTTACCCCAAAAAGAAAACAGACAAACCACTGATAAGCGATGAGTCATTGATAATCGCGAAGTTACGCCTAATGTAGATTAGGCGCTCAAACACCTATCCTATCGCTGTTTCTTATTACTATTCCCTATTCCCTGTCTTGCCGAGCGTTCCCTTGCTAAGTCGGTTGGATAAGCTGAGGAGGTGGCGACATTCGAGGTCTCCTCGAATGCTTGTGACCGCCGTGGAAGTCTCAGCATCCCCCGACTTCTTCCGGCGGCGCGGGGTCTCGGCGCTATTCCCTATTCCCTCACCCTAGCAAGGGTTTTAGGGTGTTCACATTAGGCGTAAGTTTATCGCGATCAAACTTCGCAATTCACTTTTTCAGATTTTCCAAACCTGCGGTGACTTTTGCCGACTCAATGCTGTCACCCTGGGCGATCCCATCCACGGCTTCCATTCCATCGGTAACGCGACCAAAAACGGCGTAGTTTCCATCAAGGAAAGAATGATCCGCTAGGGTGAAGTAGAACTGAGAAGAAGCAGAATTAGGGGCTTGAGAGCGTGCCATCGCAATCGCTCCGCGATCGTGCTTGAGTGCGGGAGTACCACCAATGGGTTTGCCATAAACGGGTTCGTCAGACCCTTCTGGCGCAATTTCCAAGGGAATGTAGCGCGGTTGATTGGTGTCGGGATCGACAAAACCGCCCATACCCGTTCCTTCAGGATCGCCGCCTTGAGCGACAAAAGGATTGGGTTCTTTGACAACGCGATGGAACGTCAATCCGTCGTAAAATCCGCGTTCTACGAGATCGACGAAATTACCTGCCGTTACGGGCGCGCGATCGCCATCCACCTCAATCGTAATCGGCGAGCCGTTGACAGTCATTACAACAGTTGCCTTGCCTTCCAATTTAGGTAATTCACTCATATCTTGATTATTGGCTTGAGCCGTGATTGTTGGTGCTTCTGTTGCTGTTGTTGAAGAATCCGCTTGAGGCGAGGTACAGCCAACCAAGCTCAAACTCCCCAGTAGGGCGACAACAACTATAACTGTTAATTGACGCTGAATCCAAAACTTCATCGTTTGTACCTGTGATTTTTGAAAGTTTTTTGTCTAAAGCATTGATTTTGAGGGAGGAAGCTTAAAATCCTTCTAAAGGAACGCCCAAAAATTTAGCGAGTTCTGCGCCTTCGTTTTCCAACTTCGTAAGCGGTACGGGTTCGCCCACGCGGGTCAGGGGAATATCTCTCGTTTTTTTAACCTTGAGATAGAGACTGTGTTTGGGATTAAGCCCTTCTTTAATTCGAGCTTTAACCGATTGAATCTCATCGAGGGGGCAAACCAATTCCACTTGTCGATTTTTACCGGGAAACCCCCAGCGAACAATCTTAGCTTGACCCGTCTCTTTACTAAACTCGTTATAGCCCGCGCCAATGTCCCAATAGATTGTCAGCCAAAGATAAGTTGCCACGAGCAGTCCGGCAACCCCATAAAATCCGAGGGCGATGCCTTGGGGAATGAAAACCAGTTGAGAAGGATCGCTGACGAACAGCAAATTAATTCCCAAGTAGCTTGAAAGTCCGGCGAGGAAAAAACCTAGACCGCCGATTGAAGTGGCGACTGCCAACAAATAGTTGCTCAAGCGGCGCGAGCCAATAATTTCTTTGCGAAGAACCAAACGATTTTGAGTTTCTGCCTTTGCTGTCATGGGTAAAACGGTTGTTTGTGAATAGGCGATCGAATCAGTAGGTTCGCGATCGCGGCTGGGGAAAAATTCTTCAAAGAACCTGCGAAAATAGAACAATAGCAGCGGTAGCTGAACTTCCTCACCAATAACGCTCTCTCATGGTTTTTCGCCCCCAACACCCCATTAAATCCTATTGTGACCCTCCTTGTCCCTCCTTCTTTTAAGTGAGGCTGTAGCAAAGTTATAACACTGGCGAGAATGCGCCAGAAATTGAGAAAATGCCTGCCCCTTCAAGGAAAATAGCCTTCTGAGTCCGGTCAATTCTGAGGGATTTCTGAGGAAAGATATTTCAATTTGTAAAATTTTCGGTAATAATAATCTAAAGCAAGTTTACAGAAAAAACCCAATCGTCCCGATATCCGGGAAAAATGGGTACTCAGCTTGCACTATTTTTAAGAAACATTAACGACCTACCCTTGATTTACATCCCAGTAAATCAGAAGAGCGCTAATAAGGCTTTCCCTTGAAAGCCAATGAATTCGCTTAAAGTTAAGGTTCTTAATCGCCTTAGAATGATCTAGCGAGAGTTACCTGTTAAGAGTTATAAAGCGCTCTGATTTAGGAATCTTGCCCATCAGTCGTTCAGCAAGAGGATTTTACACTATGACTATTGCAGTCGGACGTGCAAGCGCCGGTCGAGGATGGTTTGACGTTCTCGATGACTGGCTCAAGCGCGATCGCTTCGTCTTTATCGGGTGGTCTGGACTGCTGCTATTCCCCTGCGCCTTCTTCGCGCTAGGGGGGTGGCTCACCGGAACCACCTTCGTTTCCTCCTGGTACACCCACGGACTCGCATCGAGCTACCTAGAAGGCTGTAACTTTCTCACCGTAGCCGTATCCAGCCCAGCAGACAGCCTGGGTCACTCCCTACTCTTTCTCTGGGGCCCAGAAGCCCAAGGCAACTTCACCCGTTGGTGTCAGCTTGGCGGACTCTGGAGTTTCGTCGCTCTCCACGGCGCATTCGGTCTGATTGGATTCTGCCTCAGACAGCTAGAAGTCGCCCGTCTGATCGGGATTCGTCCCTACAACGCGATCGCGTTCACAGCGCCAATCGCCGTCTTCGTCAGCGTCTTCCTGATGTACCCTTTGGGACAATCGAGTTGGTTCTTCGCCCCCAGCTTTGGAGTCGCGGGAATCTTCAGATTCATCCTATTCCTGCAAGGATTCCACAACTGGACATTGAACCCCTTCCACATGATGGGAGTAGCAGGAGTATTGGGAGGAGCCTTACTCTGTGCAATCCACGGAGCAACAGTAGAAAACACGCTCTTTGAAGACTCAGACCAAGCCAACACCTT
This genomic stretch from Lusitaniella coriacea LEGE 07157 harbors:
- a CDS encoding peptidylprolyl isomerase, which produces MKFWIQRQLTVIVVVALLGSLSLVGCTSPQADSSTTATEAPTITAQANNQDMSELPKLEGKATVVMTVNGSPITIEVDGDRAPVTAGNFVDLVERGFYDGLTFHRVVKEPNPFVAQGGDPEGTGMGGFVDPDTNQPRYIPLEIAPEGSDEPVYGKPIGGTPALKHDRGAIAMARSQAPNSASSQFYFTLADHSFLDGNYAVFGRVTDGMEAVDGIAQGDSIESAKVTAGLENLKK
- a CDS encoding photosystem I assembly protein Ycf4, encoding MTAKAETQNRLVLRKEIIGSRRLSNYLLAVATSIGGLGFFLAGLSSYLGINLLFVSDPSQLVFIPQGIALGFYGVAGLLVATYLWLTIYWDIGAGYNEFSKETGQAKIVRWGFPGKNRQVELVCPLDEIQSVKARIKEGLNPKHSLYLKVKKTRDIPLTRVGEPVPLTKLENEGAELAKFLGVPLEGF
- the psbD gene encoding photosystem II D2 protein (photosystem q(a) protein), yielding MTIAVGRASAGRGWFDVLDDWLKRDRFVFIGWSGLLLFPCAFFALGGWLTGTTFVSSWYTHGLASSYLEGCNFLTVAVSSPADSLGHSLLFLWGPEAQGNFTRWCQLGGLWSFVALHGAFGLIGFCLRQLEVARLIGIRPYNAIAFTAPIAVFVSVFLMYPLGQSSWFFAPSFGVAGIFRFILFLQGFHNWTLNPFHMMGVAGVLGGALLCAIHGATVENTLFEDSDQANTFRAFEPTQAEETYSMVTANRFWSQIFGIAFSNKRWLHFFMLFVPVTGLWMSAVGIVGLALNLRAYDFVSQELRAAEDPEFETFYTKNILLNEGLRAWMAPQDQPHENFEFPEEVLPRGNAL